A part of Solicola gregarius genomic DNA contains:
- a CDS encoding CGNR zinc finger domain-containing protein: MSRTSQYPLAETSGSGGCQSPTCDGMFVDTSRAGRRRYCMPELCGNRANVVNVRACQSSR, from the coding sequence GTGAGCCGGACGTCTCAGTACCCCCTCGCTGAGACGTCCGGCTCAGGCGGCTGCCAGTCGCCCACCTGCGACGGGATGTTCGTCGACACGAGCCGGGCCGGACGCCGCCGCTATTGCATGCCGGAGCTGTGTGGCAACCGGGCGAACGTCGTCAACGTCCGCGCGTGCCAGTCGAGTCGGTAG
- a CDS encoding GuaB1 family IMP dehydrogenase-related protein, whose amino-acid sequence MRFLNDLQPRHDLTYNDVFMVPSRSAVTSRFDVDLATPDGIGTTIPLVVSNMTAVSGRRMAETVARRGGIAILPQDIPLDVVGNAVRRVKAAHSVYETPVTVDPHTTVGEALSLMPKRSHGAAVVVQDGKAVGVMAERDGEGVDRFAQVHEVMTTEMLTLPAEHDVQTMFAMLSEHHVTLAPVLDGDDLLGVMTKAGALRATIYQPALSAAGELVVGAAIGINGDVRQKAIELVEIGVDVLVVDTAHGHQDKMVEALALVREVRDEYADQHGRRIPIAAGNVVSAAGVSDLASVGADIVKVGVGPGAMCTTRMMTGVGRPQFSAVLECADAARQAGATVWADGGVRYPRDVALALAAGAANVMIGSWFAGTHESPGDLKFGSDGRAYKESFGMASARAVSNRTRDAAGFARARMALFEEGISSSRMYLDPQRPGVEDLVDTITAGVRSAFTYAGAATIGEFHDRAVIGLQSSAGYEEGRPLHASW is encoded by the coding sequence GTGCGATTCCTGAACGATCTGCAACCGCGGCACGACCTCACGTACAACGACGTGTTCATGGTGCCGAGCCGCTCCGCCGTCACGTCCCGCTTCGACGTCGACCTGGCGACTCCGGACGGCATCGGCACCACGATCCCGCTCGTGGTCTCCAATATGACCGCGGTCTCCGGCCGCCGGATGGCCGAGACGGTCGCGCGTCGCGGTGGCATCGCGATCCTGCCGCAAGACATCCCGCTCGACGTGGTCGGAAACGCCGTGCGACGTGTCAAGGCCGCCCACTCGGTTTACGAGACGCCGGTGACGGTCGACCCGCACACCACCGTGGGTGAGGCGTTGTCGCTGATGCCGAAGCGCTCGCACGGAGCGGCGGTCGTGGTGCAGGACGGCAAGGCGGTCGGCGTGATGGCCGAACGCGACGGCGAGGGTGTCGACCGTTTCGCCCAGGTGCACGAGGTGATGACCACCGAGATGCTGACACTGCCCGCGGAGCACGATGTCCAGACTATGTTCGCCATGCTGTCCGAGCATCACGTGACGCTCGCACCCGTGCTCGACGGCGACGACCTGCTCGGCGTGATGACGAAGGCCGGCGCGCTTCGCGCGACGATCTACCAGCCGGCATTGAGCGCAGCGGGTGAACTCGTCGTCGGAGCCGCCATCGGCATCAACGGCGATGTACGCCAGAAGGCGATCGAGCTCGTCGAGATCGGGGTCGACGTACTCGTCGTTGACACCGCACACGGCCATCAGGACAAGATGGTCGAGGCGCTCGCACTCGTACGCGAAGTACGCGACGAGTACGCAGACCAGCATGGCCGCCGCATCCCGATCGCCGCCGGCAACGTCGTCTCCGCAGCTGGCGTGAGCGACCTCGCGTCGGTCGGAGCCGACATCGTCAAGGTGGGCGTCGGGCCCGGCGCGATGTGCACGACCCGGATGATGACCGGCGTCGGCCGGCCGCAGTTCTCGGCCGTCCTCGAGTGTGCCGATGCCGCCCGTCAGGCGGGCGCGACGGTCTGGGCCGACGGCGGCGTTCGCTACCCGCGCGATGTCGCCCTGGCGCTCGCCGCGGGCGCGGCGAACGTGATGATCGGGTCGTGGTTCGCGGGCACGCACGAGAGCCCGGGCGACCTCAAGTTCGGATCCGACGGTCGCGCGTACAAGGAGTCATTCGGGATGGCCTCGGCGCGTGCGGTATCGAACCGTACGCGCGACGCCGCCGGTTTCGCGCGCGCCAGGATGGCGTTGTTCGAGGAGGGCATCAGCTCGTCGCGGATGTACCTCGACCCACAGCGTCCCGGCGTCGAAGACCTGGTCGACACGATCACGGCCGGAGTACGTTCGGCGTTCACCTACGCCGGTGCGGCGACGATCGGTGAGTTCCATGACCGTGCCGTGATCGGGCTGCAGAGCTCGGCCGGTTACGAGGAGGGTCGCCCGCTGCACGCGAGCTGGTGA
- a CDS encoding Ig-like domain repeat protein: MAAALVVGSTAITTSAANAAPEPPVASDVTYEGPVYRQAPYSEGTFDVELDATGGNGALTYQVVDQPTSGGASAGTATIEGNVATVKVSGTAQLGAASFTYKAVDADSAESNVATVSFDIANIQPLTRDLKFSTEQDTPLDIWPYARDAEDQGPFIWNSRGGTEITYGDPAHGEVTPFFSEEQGDFPEFVAVGHKAIYVPDSGYTGEDSFTYTLTDKDGDSSTTTITVNVTEPAPTARGEVNDIRYRCVFHVKTNEDGQVDPDGEYDENVTNLITRVMGGAVAFRIDVRAKAPKTLAPGEKFTVPKQEIDLKMPQGMAELLAGDDIVDNPPLENAGFGQTAVGGQATSDVHFTETATGNEYDVPLTGLKSKMMPMSLPVPSAGVTIPVKGGLPELTAPQSGKLVVSMPQQFDIDSILEPGVLGGVIKFVGLRCNAFEGEDLKLVSSKVVEQAATTTTATAPKVAYGQPAKVNVNVSDKAAGKVAVFKGKKRLGGAKLKSGKATIKLDRTALKPGKHRLQVKFAGSTRFKASKAKTTLRVTKAKATVRATNVGPKKVVAKKTRAKVRINVKAAGLKPGGKVTVRSGGKVIGKGQVRKGTLTLRVQKFATPGKKKLVVKYAGSSTIKAGSDRLRIRVVKRR, translated from the coding sequence ATGGCCGCGGCACTCGTCGTCGGCTCCACGGCGATCACCACCTCGGCGGCGAACGCGGCACCAGAGCCGCCGGTCGCCTCGGATGTCACTTACGAGGGACCGGTCTACCGACAAGCTCCCTACAGCGAGGGCACGTTCGATGTCGAGCTAGACGCTACTGGGGGCAACGGCGCACTCACGTATCAGGTCGTGGACCAGCCGACGAGCGGCGGTGCGTCGGCAGGTACGGCGACCATCGAGGGAAACGTGGCGACGGTGAAGGTCTCCGGCACAGCACAGCTCGGAGCCGCATCGTTCACGTACAAAGCGGTCGACGCCGACAGCGCCGAGAGCAACGTGGCGACGGTGTCGTTCGACATCGCCAACATCCAACCGTTGACGCGCGACCTGAAGTTCTCGACCGAGCAGGACACGCCGTTGGACATCTGGCCGTACGCGCGTGACGCCGAGGACCAGGGCCCGTTCATCTGGAACTCGCGCGGCGGAACCGAGATCACATACGGCGATCCCGCGCACGGCGAGGTGACGCCGTTCTTCTCCGAGGAACAGGGCGACTTCCCCGAGTTCGTCGCGGTCGGGCACAAGGCGATCTACGTGCCCGATTCCGGGTACACCGGTGAGGACTCGTTCACCTACACGCTCACGGACAAGGACGGCGACTCGAGCACCACGACGATCACGGTGAACGTCACCGAGCCGGCGCCGACCGCGCGCGGTGAGGTCAACGACATTCGCTACCGGTGTGTGTTCCACGTCAAGACGAATGAGGACGGCCAGGTCGACCCGGACGGTGAGTACGACGAGAACGTCACGAACCTGATCACGCGGGTGATGGGTGGTGCCGTGGCGTTCCGGATCGATGTCCGGGCGAAGGCGCCGAAGACGCTGGCCCCGGGTGAGAAGTTCACGGTGCCGAAGCAGGAGATCGACCTGAAGATGCCGCAGGGCATGGCGGAACTCCTCGCGGGCGACGACATTGTGGACAACCCACCGCTGGAGAATGCAGGGTTCGGTCAGACGGCCGTCGGTGGCCAGGCGACGTCGGATGTGCACTTCACCGAGACCGCGACGGGCAACGAGTACGACGTTCCGTTGACGGGGCTGAAGTCGAAGATGATGCCGATGTCGCTTCCGGTGCCGTCTGCTGGGGTCACGATCCCTGTCAAGGGCGGGCTGCCGGAGCTGACGGCTCCGCAGTCGGGCAAGCTCGTGGTGTCGATGCCGCAGCAGTTCGACATCGACTCCATCCTCGAACCCGGCGTGCTCGGGGGCGTGATCAAGTTTGTCGGACTGCGTTGTAACGCGTTCGAGGGTGAGGACCTCAAGCTCGTCAGTTCCAAGGTGGTCGAGCAGGCGGCGACGACCACGACGGCCACGGCACCGAAGGTCGCGTACGGGCAGCCGGCGAAGGTCAACGTGAACGTGTCGGACAAGGCGGCCGGCAAGGTTGCGGTCTTCAAGGGCAAGAAGCGCCTCGGCGGCGCGAAGCTGAAGAGCGGAAAGGCGACCATCAAGCTCGACCGCACCGCGCTGAAGCCGGGCAAGCACAGGCTGCAGGTGAAGTTCGCCGGCAGCACGAGGTTCAAGGCGTCGAAGGCGAAGACGACGCTGCGGGTGACCAAGGCCAAGGCGACCGTTCGCGCGACGAACGTCGGGCCGAAGAAGGTCGTGGCGAAGAAGACTCGTGCGAAGGTGCGCATCAACGTTAAGGCGGCCGGTCTGAAGCCTGGTGGCAAGGTGACGGTCCGCTCGGGCGGGAAGGTCATCGGCAAGGGCCAGGTGCGCAAGGGCACATTGACCTTGCGGGTGCAGAAGTTCGCCACGCCCGGCAAGAAGAAGCTGGTCGTCAAGTACGCCGGCAGTTCCACCATCAAGGCGGGCTCCGACCGCCTGAGAATCCGCGTCGTCAAGCGGCGCTGA
- a CDS encoding Ig-like domain repeat protein, whose amino-acid sequence MGASQRLRHGLTACGTAAALVVGSTTLTAPAASAAPDVPVAQDIDHPGPVYRTTAYVTDGDQTVDLQSTGGDGEISYQIVDPPMVDGQAVGTVKIDGGVATITPYNAAPPGPLTFTYKAVDADGDESNVATVGFDVINVDPITRDLDFQTEQDTPLDLWPFARDAETGPFIWNYADSRVTYGEPTHGTIEPFFTEDDDLPEFAGVGHKAIYVPDDGYTGEDSFSYTMSDEDGVKSTHTITVDVAEPAEPQRGVINDLRFRCAFNVKTNEQGQADPDGEYDEAATKLISRVMGGDVAFRIDVRAKAPKTLAPGEKYTVPDQQIDLKMPQGMVELLAGDDLTVPGASLERVGFGQTAVGGQSTASAHFTETATGEEYDVAMSGLKSPMRPISLPVPSDGVTIPVEGALPELTAPQSGKVVVSMPEEFFIDSILEPGVLGGVIKYVGLRCYAFPGQDLKIISSRVVVQAATTTTATSPKVAYGRPAKVNVKVSDKAAGKVSVFKGKKRLGSAKLAKGKATVKLGRTALKPGKHKLQVKFAGSTRFKASKATTTLRVAKARSTVRAAKVGPKKVVAKKTRAKVRVNVRAAGLKPGGKVTIRSGGKVIGKGQVRKGALTLRVQKFARPGKKTLVVKYAGNATVKGDAGRLTIRVVKRR is encoded by the coding sequence ATGGGTGCATCACAACGTTTACGGCACGGCCTGACGGCCTGCGGCACTGCCGCGGCGCTGGTCGTCGGCTCGACGACACTTACCGCCCCGGCCGCGAGCGCGGCGCCGGATGTCCCTGTCGCCCAGGACATCGATCATCCGGGTCCGGTGTACCGGACAACTGCGTACGTGACCGACGGCGACCAAACGGTAGACCTGCAGTCGACCGGAGGAGACGGCGAGATCTCCTATCAGATTGTCGATCCGCCGATGGTCGACGGACAGGCCGTGGGCACGGTCAAGATCGACGGAGGTGTCGCGACGATCACTCCCTACAACGCTGCGCCGCCGGGACCGCTCACCTTCACGTACAAGGCAGTTGACGCAGACGGCGACGAGAGCAATGTCGCGACCGTTGGCTTCGACGTGATCAACGTCGATCCCATCACCCGCGATCTGGACTTCCAGACCGAGCAGGACACCCCGCTCGACCTCTGGCCGTTCGCCCGCGATGCCGAAACCGGCCCCTTCATCTGGAACTACGCCGATTCACGAGTCACCTACGGCGAACCGACGCACGGCACGATCGAGCCGTTCTTCACCGAGGATGACGACCTGCCGGAGTTCGCCGGGGTAGGGCACAAGGCGATCTACGTGCCCGATGACGGGTACACCGGTGAGGACTCCTTCAGCTACACGATGAGCGACGAGGACGGGGTGAAGAGCACCCACACAATCACCGTTGACGTCGCCGAGCCGGCTGAGCCGCAGCGCGGCGTGATCAATGACCTGCGATTCCGCTGTGCGTTCAATGTCAAGACGAATGAGCAGGGGCAGGCCGATCCGGACGGCGAGTACGACGAGGCGGCGACGAAGCTCATCTCCCGTGTCATGGGCGGGGACGTGGCGTTCCGGATCGATGTCCGGGCAAAGGCGCCGAAGACGCTGGCCCCGGGTGAGAAATACACCGTGCCCGATCAGCAGATCGACCTGAAGATGCCGCAGGGCATGGTCGAACTGCTCGCGGGCGACGACCTCACCGTGCCGGGAGCATCGCTCGAGCGGGTCGGATTCGGGCAGACCGCCGTCGGCGGCCAGTCGACCGCGTCTGCGCACTTCACCGAGACTGCGACGGGCGAGGAGTACGACGTAGCCATGTCGGGCCTCAAATCGCCGATGAGGCCCATATCGCTCCCGGTGCCGTCCGACGGGGTCACGATCCCTGTCGAGGGCGCTCTACCGGAGTTGACCGCTCCGCAGTCGGGCAAGGTCGTCGTGTCGATGCCGGAGGAGTTCTTCATCGACTCCATCCTCGAGCCCGGCGTGCTCGGGGGCGTGATCAAGTACGTAGGACTACGCTGCTACGCCTTCCCCGGCCAGGACCTGAAGATCATCAGCTCCAGGGTGGTCGTGCAGGCGGCGACGACCACGACCGCCACCTCGCCGAAGGTCGCGTACGGGCGGCCGGCGAAGGTCAATGTGAAGGTGTCGGACAAGGCGGCCGGCAAGGTGTCGGTGTTCAAGGGCAAGAAGCGCCTTGGCTCCGCGAAGCTGGCAAAGGGCAAGGCGACTGTGAAGCTCGGTCGTACCGCTCTGAAGCCGGGCAAGCACAAGCTGCAGGTGAAGTTCGCCGGCAGCACGAGGTTCAAGGCGTCGAAGGCGACGACGACGCTGCGGGTGGCCAAGGCCAGGTCGACCGTGCGTGCGGCGAAGGTCGGGCCGAAGAAGGTCGTGGCGAAGAAGACTCGTGCGAAGGTGCGGGTCAACGTACGCGCAGCGGGTCTGAAGCCTGGTGGCAAGGTGACGATCCGCTCCGGCGGAAAGGTCATCGGCAAGGGCCAGGTGCGCAAGGGCGCACTGACCCTGCGGGTGCAGAAGTTCGCCAGGCCCGGCAAGAAGACGCTGGTCGTCAAGTACGCGGGCAACGCGACCGTGAAGGGGGATGCAGGCCGGCTGACAATCCGCGTCGTCAAGCGACGCTGA
- a CDS encoding LacI family DNA-binding transcriptional regulator, giving the protein MAMQPIQRKASIKDVAAAAGVSLGTVSNVLNRPDRVSETTRARVEDAMAQLGFIRNESARQLRAGHSRTVAYVMLDVANPFFTDVAQGIEDVAHERDLSVILCASRNDAEREQRHLRHLQQQQVHGILITPVEPTSPLLDEIARTTPLVIVDRTRGDDAFSTAAADDVDGGRLAVEHLLDLGHSSIAYIGGPKTLGQVRDRHDGARMACEEAGAGEDALVEITTSALGFADGRAAGERLAGMPRRRRPTAAFCANDLVALGLLQHAILTGWRVPEDLAIVGFDDIDFAAAAAVPLTSVRQPRAALGRAAAELLLDEANDADQPHRQLNFTPELVARASTGF; this is encoded by the coding sequence ATGGCCATGCAACCGATTCAACGCAAGGCGTCCATCAAGGACGTCGCGGCCGCCGCGGGCGTCTCACTCGGCACCGTCTCCAACGTGCTCAACCGACCGGATCGGGTGAGCGAGACGACGCGTGCCCGGGTCGAGGACGCGATGGCTCAGCTCGGGTTCATCCGCAACGAGTCGGCCCGCCAGCTGCGCGCCGGCCACAGCCGCACCGTCGCGTACGTGATGCTCGACGTCGCCAACCCGTTCTTCACCGACGTCGCGCAAGGCATCGAGGACGTCGCGCACGAGCGCGACCTGTCCGTCATCCTGTGCGCGAGTCGCAACGATGCCGAGCGCGAGCAGCGGCATCTGCGGCACCTCCAGCAGCAGCAGGTACACGGCATCCTGATCACGCCGGTCGAGCCGACCTCGCCGCTGCTCGACGAGATCGCCCGTACGACGCCGCTCGTCATCGTCGACCGCACCCGCGGCGACGACGCGTTCTCGACCGCCGCCGCCGACGACGTCGACGGCGGACGGCTCGCCGTCGAGCATCTGCTCGACCTCGGACATTCCTCGATCGCGTACATCGGCGGGCCCAAGACGCTGGGGCAGGTCCGCGACCGGCACGACGGCGCCCGGATGGCATGCGAGGAGGCGGGTGCGGGCGAGGACGCCCTCGTGGAGATCACCACCTCCGCGCTCGGCTTCGCCGACGGGCGGGCGGCCGGCGAGCGGCTCGCCGGGATGCCGCGGAGGCGCCGCCCCACTGCGGCATTCTGCGCCAACGACCTGGTCGCACTCGGCCTGCTACAGCACGCCATCTTGACGGGTTGGCGCGTACCGGAGGATCTCGCGATCGTCGGGTTCGACGACATCGACTTCGCCGCGGCCGCCGCCGTACCGCTGACGTCGGTACGACAGCCACGCGCCGCACTCGGACGCGCCGCCGCAGAGCTGCTGCTCGACGAGGCGAACGACGCCGACCAGCCCCATCGGCAGCTGAACTTCACCCCGGAGCTCGTCGCCCGCGCCTCGACCGGATTCTGA
- a CDS encoding DUF6801 domain-containing protein — protein MQRTELRTRVRRACTTSLAATMVAGAVGLVAVTSAPSASAADVPLDKDFMYRCEVVAGGLNIGTYGISINAKVSVPASVAPGDTVPPRKTQITLSMPEQLRDATVKMLKGDAASGFSKNATVDLTINGKVQRLPIANLASPKLDVPQQAGEPWIIPTEGDVPAIDVPDNATGVIDMAMPKAFDVTATVYRSPDLGDLPATMDCIGPKNRKLGSIAVEKTVDESYQYTCHVIAGDPDNPLDLGDKTVGVRSQFMVPSAVNAGTPIGEREAQLTLTLPEDLRAATTDLLKGVTAGGTSDDAAIGVTIGDETKQVPIEGLSAPQTAIPATVDEPWLVPTTGQVPAIGVPKSATGKAAITMPDGFSVQATVMTAEDQSIPVSMDCVLPDGADASLTSVRIIKAPTPPAKTRTSASAPKVAYGQLAKVKVKVSPKAAGKVRVFKGKRALGTAKLNKSSRATVALGKKKLMPGQHKLQVRYLGNAKFKPSKQTTKLRVTKAKAKVNANLTTKKVVAKKTHARVRVTVKSPALKPGGKVRALVGKKVVGKAMVRKGRAVLKLKPFAKAGVKKVKIRYAGTKVVKTGSDRIKIRVVKRR, from the coding sequence ATGCAGCGAACAGAACTCCGCACGCGCGTGCGACGCGCGTGTACGACGTCGCTCGCCGCGACGATGGTCGCGGGGGCGGTGGGCCTGGTGGCCGTCACGTCGGCGCCGTCGGCGTCGGCCGCGGACGTACCGTTGGACAAAGACTTCATGTACAGATGCGAGGTCGTCGCCGGTGGTCTGAACATCGGGACGTACGGAATCAGCATCAACGCCAAGGTGTCCGTGCCGGCGAGCGTTGCGCCGGGTGACACGGTGCCGCCTCGCAAGACTCAGATCACGCTCTCGATGCCGGAGCAATTGCGCGATGCGACGGTCAAGATGCTGAAGGGCGACGCGGCTTCCGGCTTCTCCAAGAACGCGACCGTCGATCTGACGATCAACGGGAAGGTTCAGAGGCTGCCGATCGCGAACCTGGCCTCGCCGAAGCTGGACGTACCTCAGCAAGCAGGCGAGCCGTGGATCATTCCGACCGAGGGTGACGTGCCCGCGATCGACGTGCCGGACAACGCGACGGGCGTCATCGACATGGCGATGCCCAAGGCGTTCGACGTCACGGCAACCGTGTATCGCTCACCCGATCTCGGCGATCTTCCGGCCACGATGGACTGCATCGGTCCGAAGAATCGCAAGCTCGGCTCGATCGCCGTGGAGAAGACGGTCGACGAGTCGTACCAGTACACCTGTCATGTCATCGCGGGCGATCCGGACAACCCGCTCGACCTCGGCGACAAGACGGTCGGCGTACGCTCGCAGTTCATGGTTCCCTCGGCGGTCAACGCAGGGACGCCGATCGGGGAACGCGAAGCCCAGCTCACGCTGACCCTTCCGGAGGACCTCCGTGCAGCCACGACGGATCTGCTGAAGGGCGTCACTGCCGGCGGCACGTCCGACGATGCGGCGATCGGTGTCACGATCGGCGACGAGACGAAGCAGGTCCCGATCGAAGGTCTGTCCGCGCCGCAGACGGCGATCCCGGCCACCGTCGATGAGCCGTGGCTCGTACCCACGACGGGTCAGGTGCCGGCGATCGGCGTGCCGAAGAGTGCGACGGGCAAGGCGGCCATCACCATGCCCGACGGGTTCTCGGTGCAGGCGACGGTGATGACAGCGGAAGACCAGTCCATTCCCGTTTCGATGGACTGCGTACTGCCCGACGGTGCCGATGCGTCGCTCACCAGCGTGCGGATCATCAAGGCGCCGACACCGCCGGCGAAGACACGTACGTCTGCTTCGGCGCCCAAGGTTGCGTATGGGCAGCTGGCCAAGGTGAAGGTCAAGGTCTCACCGAAGGCCGCAGGCAAGGTTCGCGTGTTCAAGGGCAAGCGCGCTCTGGGTACGGCGAAGCTGAACAAGTCGAGTCGCGCGACCGTCGCGCTCGGCAAGAAGAAGCTGATGCCGGGGCAGCACAAGCTGCAGGTTCGCTACCTCGGGAACGCGAAGTTCAAGCCGTCGAAGCAGACGACGAAGCTGCGCGTGACCAAGGCGAAGGCCAAGGTGAACGCCAACCTCACGACCAAGAAGGTGGTCGCGAAGAAGACCCACGCCCGCGTGCGCGTGACAGTGAAGTCGCCGGCCCTCAAGCCGGGCGGCAAGGTGCGAGCACTCGTCGGCAAGAAGGTCGTCGGCAAGGCCATGGTCCGCAAGGGCAGGGCCGTGCTGAAGCTGAAGCCGTTCGCCAAGGCAGGGGTGAAGAAGGTCAAGATCCGCTATGCGGGTACGAAGGTCGTCAAGACCGGATCCGACCGGATCAAGATCCGGGTGGTGAAGCGCCGCTAG
- a CDS encoding TIGR03086 family metal-binding protein gives MSTPTSPRDRMPAAAERFTATLHAVGADRWDAPTPCSDWDVRALVRHVTSEQLWAPHLLRGEMLEQVGDRYDGDVLGDDPIGVWDAAIAGALEAWLVPASDDMFVHVSVGQISVREYAAQMLVDLTVHCWDLARGAGQAVELDPDAVAASLAYTEPRARHGGMDSMFARPVPIDSADPIDRLLALTGRDPAWRVPPAHN, from the coding sequence ATGAGCACGCCCACCTCGCCTCGAGATCGGATGCCGGCAGCGGCCGAGCGGTTCACGGCGACGCTGCACGCCGTTGGTGCGGACCGCTGGGATGCGCCGACTCCGTGCAGCGACTGGGACGTACGCGCACTGGTGCGGCATGTGACGTCCGAGCAGCTCTGGGCGCCGCACCTGCTTCGGGGCGAGATGCTCGAACAGGTGGGTGATCGCTACGACGGCGACGTACTCGGTGACGATCCGATCGGTGTGTGGGATGCGGCGATTGCGGGGGCGCTCGAGGCATGGCTGGTGCCCGCATCGGACGACATGTTCGTGCACGTCTCGGTCGGGCAGATCTCCGTACGCGAGTACGCCGCGCAGATGCTCGTCGACCTGACCGTGCACTGCTGGGACCTCGCCCGAGGTGCGGGTCAAGCTGTCGAGCTCGACCCCGATGCGGTCGCTGCCTCCCTCGCGTACACCGAACCCCGCGCCAGGCACGGTGGCATGGACAGCATGTTCGCGCGGCCCGTACCGATCGACTCCGCCGACCCGATCGATCGCCTGCTCGCGCTCACCGGCCGCGACCCGGCGTGGCGCGTTCCACCCGCCCACAACTAG
- a CDS encoding Ig-like domain repeat protein has translation MRAYHRLRRGLLACAMSAALVAGSTALTTTTADGAPAAPIADDVSVSDPVHRPASGYPNPTSVELQASGGNGALTYHIVDQPSVDGAVHGTATIDGNVATIEMKASAPIETPATFTYKAVDADGAESNVATVSFEVSDILPLTRNLHFSTEQDTPLDIWPFARDAENGGPFFWGVPEHRVTYGDPAHGTVQPFFNEGDDLPQFATVAHKATYVPDAGYTGEDSFTYTAADRDGESTTKTVTVDVTEPAQRARGEVSDIRYRCAYHVKTNESGQVDPDGEYNESTTKLIDRVMGGDVAFRIDVRAKAPKTLAPGEKYTVPDQEIDLKMPQGMAELLAGDDIASGNVPLETAGFGQTAVGGQATSDVHFTETATGNEYDVPLTGLKSKMMPMSLPVPSAGVTIPVKGALPELTAPQSGKVVVSMPEEFFIDSILDPGVLGGAIKYVGLRCYAFPGEDLKVVSSKVVQQAATTTTATAPKVAYGQPAKVNVRVSGQAKGKVSVFKGKKRLGTAKLAKGKATIKLGRTALKPGKHKLQVKFAGSTRFKASKAKATLRVTKARSTVRATKVGPKKVVAKKTRAKVRVNVRAADLRPGGKVTIRSGGKVIGKGSVRKGALTLRVQKFAKPGKKKLVVRYAGSSTVKAGSDRLSIRVVRRR, from the coding sequence ATGCGTGCATATCATCGATTACGGCGCGGCCTGCTGGCCTGCGCAATGAGCGCGGCGCTCGTCGCCGGCTCGACCGCACTCACCACGACCACCGCGGATGGCGCGCCGGCTGCACCGATCGCCGACGACGTGAGCGTCTCCGATCCGGTCCATCGACCCGCGAGTGGATACCCCAATCCGACCAGCGTCGAGCTGCAAGCCAGCGGCGGCAACGGGGCACTGACCTACCACATCGTCGATCAGCCCAGTGTCGATGGCGCGGTGCATGGCACTGCGACGATCGACGGCAACGTCGCGACCATCGAGATGAAGGCCAGCGCACCGATCGAGACACCGGCCACCTTCACGTACAAGGCGGTTGACGCTGACGGTGCCGAGAGCAATGTGGCGACCGTGTCATTCGAGGTCTCGGACATCCTGCCGCTGACTCGCAACTTGCACTTCAGCACCGAGCAGGACACGCCGCTCGATATCTGGCCGTTCGCCCGGGATGCGGAGAACGGCGGGCCGTTCTTCTGGGGCGTGCCGGAGCACAGGGTCACCTACGGCGACCCCGCGCACGGGACAGTTCAACCGTTCTTCAACGAGGGCGACGACCTGCCGCAGTTCGCGACGGTGGCGCACAAGGCGACCTATGTGCCCGATGCCGGGTACACCGGTGAGGACTCGTTCACCTACACCGCAGCCGACAGGGACGGCGAATCGACGACGAAGACCGTCACTGTCGACGTCACTGAGCCGGCGCAACGTGCGCGCGGTGAGGTCAGCGATATCCGCTACCGGTGCGCCTACCACGTCAAAACGAACGAGAGCGGTCAAGTCGACCCGGACGGCGAGTACAACGAGTCGACGACGAAGCTGATCGACCGAGTCATGGGCGGCGACGTGGCGTTCCGGATCGATGTCCGGGCGAAGGCGCCGAAGACGCTGGCGCCGGGCGAGAAGTACACCGTGCCCGATCAGGAGATCGACCTGAAGATGCCGCAGGGCATGGCCGAGCTGCTCGCGGGTGACGACATCGCGAGTGGCAACGTTCCGCTGGAGACCGCGGGCTTCGGTCAGACGGCCGTCGGCGGTCAGGCGACCTCGGATGTGCACTTCACCGAGACCGCGACCGGCAACGAGTACGACGTTCCGTTGACCGGGCTGAAGTCGAAGATGATGCCGATGTCGCTTCCGGTGCCGTCTGCTGGTGTCACGATCCCGGTCAAGGGCGCGCTGCCGGAGCTGACCGCTCCGCAGTCGGGCAAGGTCGTCGTGTCGATGCCGGAGGAGTTCTTCATCGACTCGATCCTCGACCCCGGCGTGCTCGGCGGCGCCATCAAGTACGTCGGCCTGCGCTGCTACGCGTTCCCCGGTGAGGACCTCAAGGTCGTCAGTTCCAAGGTGGTCCAGCAGGCGGCGACGACCACGACGGCCACGGCACCGAAGGTCGCGTACGGGCAGCCGGCGAAGGTCAACGTGCGGGTGTCGGGGCAGGCCAAGGGCAAGGTGTCGGTGTTCAAGGGCAAGAAGCGCCTTGGCACCGCGAAGCTGGCCAAGGGCAAGGCGACCATCAAGCTCGGCCGCACCGCGCTGAAGCCGGGCAAGCACAAGCTGCAGGTGAAGTTCGCCGGCAGCACGAGGTTCAAGGCGTCGAAGGCGAAGGCGACGCTGCGGGTGACGAAGGCCAGGTCGACCGTGCGCGCGACGAAGGTCGGGCCGAAGAAGGTCGTGGCGAAGAAGACCCGCGCGAAGGTGCGCGTCAACGTACGCGCGGCGGATCTCAGGCCTGGTGGCAAGGTGACGATCCGCTCCGGCGGCAAGGTCATCGGCAAGGGCTCGGTGCGCAAGGGCGCACTGACCCTGCGGGTGCAGAAGTTCGCCAAGCCCGGCAAGAAGAAGCTGGTCGTCAGGTACGCCGGTAGTTCCACCGTCAAGGCGGGCTCCGATCGGCTGAGCATCCGGGTGGTGAGGCGGCGCTGA